One region of Salvia miltiorrhiza cultivar Shanhuang (shh) chromosome 3, IMPLAD_Smil_shh, whole genome shotgun sequence genomic DNA includes:
- the LOC131014672 gene encoding glutamate synthase 1 [NADH], chloroplastic isoform X2, with product MLDWILGIHSRFSTNTFPSWDRAQPMRVLGHNGEINTLRGNVNWMRAREGLLKCKELGLSKTEMKKLLPIVDASSSDSGAFDGVLELLVRAGRSLPEAMMMMIPEAWQNDKNIDPDRRALYEYFSALMEPWDGPALISFTDGHYLGATLDRNGLRPGRFYVTHSGRVIMASEVGVVDIPPEDVARKGRLNPGMMLLVDFEKHVVVDDEALKQQYSLARPYGEWLKRQKLQLKDIVESVPESDRTPPTIAGVLPASSDDEDMENMGMHGILSPLKAFGYTVESLEMLLLPMAKDGIEALGSMGNDAPLAVMSNREKLTFEYFKQMFAQVTNPPIDPIREKIVTSMECMIGPEGDLTETTEEQCHRLSLKGPLLTIDEMEAMKKMNYRGWKSKVLDITYSKDRGRKGLEETLDRICDEARDAIKEGYTTLVLSDRAFSPKRVVVSSLLAVGAVHHHLVKKLERTRVALIIESAEPREVHHFCTLVGFGADAICPYLAVEAIWRLQVDGKIPPKSSGEFHTKDELVKKYFKASNYGMMKVLAKMGISTLASYKGAQIFEAVGLSSEVMERCFIGTPSRVEGATFEALALDALQLHELAFPTRALPPGSAEAVALPNPGDYHWRKGGEIHLNDPLAISKLQEATRSNSVAAYKEYSNRVQELNKSCNLRGLLKFKEAEVKVPLEEVEPASEIVKRFCTGAMSYGSISLEAHTTLAKAMNQIGGKSNTGEGGEEPSRMEPLADGSRNPKRSAIKQVASGRFGVSSYYLTNADELQIKMAQGAKPGEGGELPGHKVIGDIAVTRNSTAGVGLISPPPHHDIYSIEDLAQLIHDLKNANPDARISVKLVSEAGVGVIASGVVKGHADHVLISGHDGGTGASRWTGIKSAGVPWELGLAETHQTLVANDLRGRTVLQTDGQLKTGRDVAVAALLGAEEFGFSTAPLITLGCIMMRKCHKNTCPVGIATQDPVLREKFAGEPEHVINFFFMLAEELREIMSELGFRTLNEMVGRADMLELDKDVAKNNEKLKNIDLSLLLRPAADIRPDAAQYCVQKQDHGLDMALDNKLIALAKPALDKSLAVYIESSICNVNRAVGTMLSHEVTKRYRMAGLPSDTIHIKLNGSAGQSLGAFLCPGITLELEGDSNDYVGKGLSGGRIIVYPPKGSNFDPKENIVIGNVALYGGTNGEAYFNGMAAERFAVRNSGVKAVVEGVGDHGCEYMTGGTVVVLGKTGRNFAAGMSGGIAYVLDTDSTFRSRCNQELVDLDPVEDEDDILMLRMMIQQHQRHTNSQLARDVLADFDSLLPKFIKVFPRDYKRILANKKADEISEKTAEVAAKEAEVEEEAELNEKDAFEELKKMAAASINEAPQVEEDEQEKRPTRVPDAVKHRGFVAYEREGVSYRDPTVRMNDWKEVMEESKPGPLLKTQSARCMDCGTPFCHQENSGCPLGNKIPEFNELVYQNRWREALDRLLETNNFPEFTGRVCPAPCEGSCVLGIIENPVSIKSIECSIIDKAFEEGWMVPRPPQTRTGKRVAIVGSGPAGLAAADQLNKKGHSVTVFERADRIGGLMMYGVPNMKTDKIDVVQRRVNLMEKEGVKFVVNANVGKDPLYSIDQLREENDAIVLAVGATKPRDLPVPGRDLSGVHFAMEFLHANTKSLLDSNLQDEQYISAKGKKVVVIGGGDTGTDCIGTSIRHGCTSIVNLELLPKPPATRAPGNPWPQWPRVFRVDYGHQEAATKFGQDPRSYEVLTKRFIGDENGTLKGLEVVRVSWEKDASGRFQFKEVEGSEEIIEADLVLLAMGFLGPEETIADKLGVDKDNRSNFKADYGRFSTNVEGVFAAGDCRRGQSLVVWAISEGRQAAARVDQYLLKDENDGTDGQEGLTKQQQDNRRQTVRT from the exons ATGCTGGATTGGATTCTTGGG ATACACTCTAGATTCTCGACAAACACATTTCCTAGCTGGGATCGAGCTCAGCCGATGCGTGTCCTTGGTCACAATGGAGAGATAAATACGCTTAGAGGCAATGTGAATTG GATGAGGGCACGTGAGGGCCTTTTGAAATGCAAGGAGCTTGGCCTGTCAAAGACTGAGATGAAGAAGCTTCTGCCAATTGTAGATGCCAGCTCTTCTGACTCAG GTGCATTTGATGGTGTACTCGAGCTTTTGGTTAGAGCTGGTAGAAGTCTCCCTGAAgctatgatgatgatgataccTGAAGCCTggcaaaatgataaaaatatagATCCTGATCGCAGGGCTCTTTATGAATATTTCTCAGCTCTGATGGAGCCATGGGATGGACCTGCTCTTATATCAT TTACGGATGGACACTATCTTGGAGCAACATTAGACAGAAATGGGTTACGTCCTGGTAGATTTTATGTCACACACAGTGGCAGAGTTATCATGGCAAGTGAAGTAGGTGTTGTTGACATCCCCCCAGAAGATGTAGCCAGAAAAGGAAGACTTAATCCTGGTATGATGCTTCTTGTTGATTTTGAGAAGCATGTTGTGGTTGATGATGAAGCCTTGAAGCAACAATACTCACTCGCAAGACCTTATGGGGAGTGGCTAAAGAGGCAAAAGCTGCAATTGAAGGACATAGTTGAATCCGTTCCAGAATCAGACAGAACTCCTCCCACCATAGCTGGTGTTTTACCG GCATCTTCTGACGATGAAGATATGGAAAACATGGGAATGCATGGAATATTGTCACCATTGAAGGCGTTTGG TTACACTGTTGAATCTCTGGAGATGCTATTACTGCCAATGGCGAAAGATGGCATTGAAGCCCTAGGTTCAATGGGGAATGATGCTCCATTGGCTGTGATGTCTAACAGGGAGAAACTTACGTTTGAGTACTTCAAGCAGATGTTTGCTCAGGTCACTAACCCTCCAATTGATCCTATTCGGGAGAAGATTGTTACCTCTATGGAATGCATGATTGGTCCAGAAGGCGATCTTACAGAGACCACTGAAGAACAATGCCATCGCCTGTCGCTTAAAGGACCTCTCCTAACCATTGATGAAATGGAAGCAATGAAAAAGATGAACTACAGAGGTTGGAAAAGCAAAGTTCTTGACATTACCTACTCCAAGGATCGTGGTAGGAAGGGCTTGGAGGAGACCTTAGATAGGATATGTGACGAAGCACGCGATGCAATCAAAGAAGGATATACAACACTGGTGCTTTCTGATCGAG CTTTCTCACCAAAGCGTGTTGTGGTCAGCTCCCTCTTGGCTGTTGGTGCTGTACATCATCACTTAGTGAAGAAGCTTGAACGAACTCGTGTTGCATTGATTATTGAATCTGCGGAACCCCGTGAAGTGCATCATTTTTGTACACTTGTAGGATTTGGTGCAGATGCAATCTGTCCTTACTTGGCTGTAGAAGCCATTTGGAGATTGCAAGTTGATGGGAAAATTCCACCCAAATCATCTGGTGAATTCCACACAAAGGATGAGCTTGTCAAGAAATATTTCAAGGCAAGCAACTATGGTATGATGAAGGTCCTAGCCAAAATGGGTATCTCAACTCTGGCCTCATACAAGGGTGCTCAGATATTTGAGGCTGTTGGCCTGTCATCGGAGGTCATGGAACGTTGTTTTATAGGGACTCCAAGCAGAGTGGAGGGTGCAACTTTTGAAGCACTTGCACTTGATGCGCTTCAGTTACATGAGCTGGCTTTCCCAACACGTGCCTTACCGCCTGGTAGTGCTGAGGCCGTAGCACTTCCTAATCCAGGAGATTATCACTGGAGAAAAGGTGGTGAGATTCACTTAAATGATCCCCTTGCCATTTCAAAGTTACAAGAGGCTACTAGATCCAACAGTGTAGCTGCCTATAAAGAGTACTCTAACCGTGTTCAAGAATTGAATAAGTCATGTAATTTGAGAGGGCTTCTGAAATTTAAAGAAGCTGAGGTAAAGGTTCCACTTGAAGAAGTCGAACCAGCTAGCGAGATTGTAAAACGTTTTTGCACTGGAGCAATGAGCTATGGTTCTATCTCATTGGAGGCTCATACAACACTTGCTAAAGCAATGAACCAGATTGGGGGAAAGTCGAACACTG GCGAGGGAGGTGAAGAACCATCTCGTATGGAGCCTCTTGCTGATGGTTCCCGGAACCCAAAGAGGAGTGCCATAAAGCAGGTCGCCAGTGGAAGATTTGGAGTCTCCAGCTATTATCTTACAAATGCGGATGAATTACAAATAAAAATGGCTCAG GGAGCAAAGCCTGGTGAAGGAGGTGAACTTCCAGGACATAAGGTAATTGGTGACATTGCTGTAACTAGGAATTCTACAGCTGGTGTGGGACTTATCAGTCCTCCTCCCCATCATGACATTTATTCCATTGAAGATCTAGCTCAATTGATTCATGACCTCAAG AATGCAAATCCTGATGCCCGTATAAGTGTGAAGTTGGTTTCTGAAGCTGGTGTTGGAGTGATTGCCAGTGGGGTTGTTAAGGGTCATGCTGATCATGTCTTGATCTCCGGTCATGACGGAGGTACGGGGGCTTCAAGATGGACAGGCATCAAAAGTGCTGGTGTTCCTTGGGAACTTGGTCTAGCAGAGACACATCAAACCTTAGTGGCTAATGATCTCCGTGGTCGAACTGTTCTTCAGACCGATGGCCAACTGAAGACTGGACGGGATGTGGCTGTTGCTGCGCTTCTTGGTGCAGAGGAGTTTGGTTTCAGCACTGCTCCCCTCATAACACTGGGTTGCATCATGATGCGGAAATGCCACAAAAACACATGCCCTGTTGGTATTGCAACTCAAGATCCAGTTCTTAGGGAAAAGTTTGCTGGTGAACCTGAACATGTCATCAACTTCTTCTTCATGCTGGCAGAGGAATTAAGGGAAATTATGTCTGAGCTTGGTTTTCGAACACTCAATGAAATGGTAGGCCGTGCAGACATGCTTGAACTGGATAAAGATGTGGCAAAAAACAATGAGAAGCTTAAGAACATTGACCTGTCTCTTCTACTTCGCCCAGCTGCTGACATCAGACCAGATGCTGCACAGTATTGTGTGCAGAAGCAGGACCATGGGTTGGACATGGCTTTAGATAACAAACTAATAGCTTTAGCCAAACCTGCCTTGGATAAAAGTCTTGCCGTATACATTGAATCTTCTATCTGTAATGTAAACCGAGCAGTTGGAACCATGCTGAGCCATGAAGTGACAAAACGCTACCGAATGGCGGGACTTCCTTCAGATACGATTCATATCAAACTTAATGGAAGTGCAGGCCAGAGTCTTGGAGCTTTTCTATGTCCTGGCATCACATTGGAGCTTGAAGGGGATAGCAATGATTATGTTGGGAAGGGCCTGTCAGGAGGGAGAATTATTGTTTATCCCCCAAAAGGTAGCAACTTTGACCCGAAGGAAAATATTGTCATTGGCAATGTAGCGCTTTATGGGGGCACAAATGGGGAGGCTTATTTTAACGGGATGGCAGCAGAAAGATTTGCTGTTCGTAATTCTGGTGTTAAAGCTGTAGTTGAAGGTGTGGGTGATCATGGATGTGAGTACATGACTGGGGGCACTGTTGTAGTGCTGGGCAAGACCGGTAGAAATTTTGCTGCTGGCATGAGTGGGGGCATTGCCTATGTTCTTGATACTGACTCAACTTTCAGATCTCGGTGCAATCAAGAGTTGGTAGATCTTGATCCAGTGGAAGATGAGGATGATATTCTGATGCTCAGAATGATGATTCAGCAGCATCAGCGTCACACAAACAGCCAATTAGCTAGggatgttcttgcagattttgACTCCCTTCTCCCAAAATTCATTAAGGTCTTCCCTCGTGACTATAAACGCATTCTAGCAAATAAGAAAGCAGATGAAATTTCAGAAAAGACAGCTGAAGTTGCAGCCAAAGAGGCTGAGGTAGAAGAAGAGGCGGAGTTGAATGAGAAGGatgcttttgaagagcttaaAAAGATGGCAGCCGCATCTATCAATGAAGCCCCCCAG GTTGAGGAAGATGAACAAGAAAAGAGGCCAACTAGGGTTCCTGATGCTGTCAAACATCGGGGTTTTGTTGCTTATGAGAGGGAGGGTGTTTCATACAGGGACCCGACTGTTAGGATGAATGACTGGAAAGAAGTTATGGAAGAATCAAAACCAGGACCATTGTTGAAAACACAGTCAGCTCGCTGTATGGATTGTGGTACTCCCTTTTGTCATCAG GAGAACTCTGGATGCCCTCTTGGAAATAAGATACCAGAATTCAATGAGTTGGTTTACCAAAACAGATGGCGAGAAGCACTGGATCGTCTTTTGGAAACTAACAACTTCCCGGAGTTCACAGGTCGTGTTTGCCCTGCTCCTTGTGAAGGATCTTGTGTACTTGGTATCATTGAAAATCCTGTGTCTATCAAATCAATTGAGTGCTCTATCATAGATAAAGCTTTTGAGGAGGGATGGATGGTTCCCCGGCCTCCTCAGACGAGAACAGG AAAAAGAGTTGCTATTGTTGGAAGTGGGCCTGCTGGTTTGGCTGCTGCTGATCAGCTAAATAAGAAGGGACACTCTGTGACAGTTTTTGAACGTGCTGACAGAATCGGTGGTCTAATGATGTATGGTGTGCCGAACATGAAGACTGACAAAATTGATGTAGTTCAGAGACGGGTTAATCTCATGGAAAAGGAAGGAGTGAAGTTTGTAGTTAATGCTAATGTAGGAAAGGATCCCTTATACTCGATAGATCAGCTTCGTGAAGAGAACGATGCAATTGTGTTGGCTGTGGGAGCCACAAAACCAAG GGACCTTCCTGTTCCTGGGAGAGACCTTTCCGGAGTCCATTTTGCAATGGAGTTTCTTCATGCAAATACAAAGAGCCTGCTTGATAGCAATCTTCAGGATGAGCAGTACATTTCCGCCAAGGGCAAGAAAGTAGTGGTGATTGGTGGAGGTGACACCGGCACGGACTGTATTGGAACATCAATCAGACACGGTTGCACCAGCATTGTAAATCTAGAGCTTCTCCCTAAACCACCAGCTACCAGGGCTCCAGGCAACCCTTGGCCTCAG TGGCCACGGGTATTCCGTGTAGATTATGGGCATCAGGAAGCTGCTACCAAGTTTGGTCAGGATCCAAGGTCTTACGAGGTGTTGACAAAACGTTTTATTGGAGATGAGAACGGAACATTGAAAGGACTTGAGGTTGTGCGAGTCAGTTGGGAGAAGGATGCCAGTGGAAGATTCCAATTTAAAGAAGTTGAAGGTTCGGAAGAAATTATTGAAGCTGATTTAGTCCTGCTAGCAATGGGATTCCTGGGTCCTGAAGAG ACGATCGCGGACAAGCTTGGAGTGGACAAAGACAACCGATCAAACTTCAAAGCTGACTACGGCCGCTTCTCAACCAATGTTGAAGGTGTCTTCGCTGCTGGGGATTGCCGGCGCGGACAATCTCTGGTGGTCTGGGCAATCTCTGAAGGCAGGCAAGCAGCTGCACGAGTTGACCAATATCTCCTAAAAGACGAGAACGATGGCACTGATGGACAGGAAGGACTTACAAAGCAGCAGCAAGACAACAGGAGGCAAACTGTGAGGACATAA